One segment of Paenibacillus rhizovicinus DNA contains the following:
- a CDS encoding response regulator transcription factor — MNERILVIEDEDGIARILQLELEHEGYIVGRASDGRSGLEQATNGEWDMLLLDVMLPGLNGIEVLRRIRQAGNPIPIILLTARDTIPDKVSGFEHGANDYITKPFAMEELLARVRNLLRIFQQQPKEPESPDVLKAADLSIELRTRKVFRKDLAIELTPREFELLVYLAEHRNEEKSREDILSEVWGYDFIGETNLVDVYIRYLRQKVDKGYRHKLIHTVRGVGYMLKEPDA; from the coding sequence ATGAACGAACGCATTCTTGTCATCGAAGATGAAGACGGCATCGCGCGGATTCTCCAGCTCGAGCTGGAGCATGAAGGCTATATCGTCGGCCGCGCTTCGGACGGCAGGAGCGGTTTGGAGCAGGCGACGAACGGCGAGTGGGACATGCTGCTGCTCGACGTCATGCTTCCAGGACTGAACGGCATCGAGGTGCTGCGGCGCATCAGGCAGGCCGGCAATCCCATTCCGATCATTCTATTAACGGCGCGAGATACGATTCCGGACAAAGTCAGCGGATTCGAGCATGGCGCCAATGATTATATAACGAAGCCCTTCGCGATGGAGGAGCTGCTTGCGCGGGTACGCAATTTGCTTCGTATCTTCCAGCAGCAGCCGAAGGAGCCGGAGAGTCCGGACGTGTTGAAGGCCGCCGATCTTTCGATCGAGCTTCGCACGCGCAAAGTGTTCCGCAAGGATCTGGCGATCGAATTGACGCCGCGGGAATTCGAACTGCTCGTCTATTTGGCCGAGCACCGGAACGAAGAGAAGTCGCGCGAAGATATTTTATCCGAGGTGTGGGGCTATGATTTTATCGGAGAAACGAATCTCGTGGACGTCTATATTCGTTATTTGAGGCAGAAAGTCGACAAAGGCTATCGTCATAAGCTGATCCATACCGTCCGCGGCGTCGGATATATGCTAAAGGAGCCGGATGCATGA
- a CDS encoding HAMP domain-containing sensor histidine kinase has translation MTLRRRFTFFTIFWLIFILILFNIFVYLFVIKITIRSEDQLLTNKVNILLEDPRINDPNQLASMDLLRDYYNVSELMRIVDSNGKVVNTQGSDPELLALKPDFSIKHDTGMFFIEGRRVLYMKVPLFHDNEIIGTLELYRKLTLLDSYLKVLVIALTITSIGAILFAIFGTYWFTSRLTSPIQHMVQTMREIDRSGKLRKIELAQRDQSAELLQLARAFNQMIDRLDRTFERQKQFVADASHELKTPLTVISSYAGLLKRWGRDDANIRDEAIEAISKESQRLQNLTKSMLQLAQAEQEDWLKLETFNLVQLADETADMLHMTFQRMIRVHTTGKQDIRLSADKEKIRQLLVILIDNAIKYSKEPIDITLSLHKNVVRFSVTDKGIGIPEDEMPYLFERFYRVDGARSRTTGGVGLGLSIAKRIVDLHEGQIDVFSKPEQGTTISIAIPQRK, from the coding sequence ATGACGCTTCGTCGCCGATTTACGTTTTTTACGATATTTTGGCTAATTTTTATATTGATCTTGTTTAATATTTTCGTTTACTTGTTCGTGATCAAAATCACGATCCGCAGCGAAGACCAATTACTGACGAATAAAGTGAATATTTTGCTGGAGGACCCCAGAATCAATGATCCCAATCAGCTAGCCAGCATGGATTTGCTGCGGGATTATTATAATGTGAGCGAATTGATGCGGATCGTCGATAGCAATGGCAAAGTGGTCAATACGCAGGGATCGGACCCGGAGTTGCTCGCGCTCAAGCCGGACTTCTCCATCAAGCACGACACGGGGATGTTCTTCATCGAAGGACGCCGCGTGCTCTATATGAAGGTGCCGCTCTTTCACGATAACGAAATTATCGGGACGCTGGAACTTTATCGCAAGCTTACGTTGCTAGACAGTTACTTGAAGGTTTTGGTCATCGCGTTGACGATTACGAGTATCGGAGCGATTCTGTTCGCGATATTCGGCACGTATTGGTTCACGTCGCGCTTAACGTCGCCGATTCAGCATATGGTGCAGACGATGCGGGAGATCGACCGGAGCGGCAAGCTGCGCAAGATCGAGCTGGCCCAGAGGGATCAGTCCGCGGAGCTGCTGCAGCTCGCACGGGCGTTCAATCAAATGATCGACCGGCTGGACCGGACCTTTGAACGCCAGAAGCAATTCGTGGCCGATGCTTCCCACGAGCTGAAGACGCCGCTTACGGTCATCAGCAGCTATGCCGGCTTGTTGAAGCGATGGGGACGCGATGACGCGAACATCCGCGACGAAGCGATCGAAGCGATCAGCAAAGAATCCCAGCGGCTGCAAAATCTCACGAAATCGATGCTTCAGTTGGCGCAAGCCGAGCAGGAAGACTGGTTGAAGCTCGAAACCTTCAATCTCGTTCAACTGGCCGACGAGACGGCGGATATGCTGCACATGACGTTCCAGCGGATGATCCGCGTCCATACGACGGGCAAGCAAGACATCCGATTGAGCGCGGACAAAGAGAAAATCCGCCAATTGCTCGTCATATTAATCGATAATGCCATTAAATACAGCAAGGAACCGATCGATATCACGCTGTCGCTTCATAAGAACGTCGTTCGTTTCTCCGTGACCGATAAAGGGATCGGTATTCCCGAGGACGAAATGCCGTATTTGTTCGAACGCTTCTATCGTGTGGACGGCGCCAGAAGCCGGACTACGGGCGGAGTCGGGCTCGGCCTGTCCATCGCCAAGCGGATCGTGGACTTGCATGAAGGCCAAATCGA